A region of the Pseudarthrobacter sp. MM222 genome:
CGGGCTGACGCGGCCAGAAACGTCACATTCCCCGGGTCCGCCAAAGGCGCGTGATAGCAATGGGACTGATGAAACCACATTTCTGTCCGCCCTCCGGGTGCCGGCCCGCCTAATGAGCCACCTTGCCCGGGCGCCGCGCGGATGGCTCCTCATGCTCGCCATCGGCCTCATCGCCTTGAACATGCGCGGCCCCTTGGTGGCCGTAGCCCCGGTGGTGGCGCACATGCGGGACGACCTCGCATTCACCCCGGTGGAATTGGGATTCCTGACGGGGATACCGGTCTTGTGCTTTGCACTGGCGGCCCCGCTGGCGTCGTTGACCGGGCGCAAGCTCGGTCCCGAGTTCGCGATCACGCTGACGCTGCTCGGCGTGCTCCTGGGTGTCGTGGTCCGCTCCTCCGGCGGGGGTGCCCTCGTCATGCTGGGCACCGTGATCCTCGGCGTCGCGATCACGATTGGCAACATCGTGGTCCCGCTGATCATCCGACGGGACTTCACCCCGGCCCGGCAGGGCGCGGCGATGGGCACCTACACGGCGGCCCTCAACATCGGCTCATTTCTCACCTCTATGGTGACTGCGCCGCTGGCCGAGTTCATGGGCTGGCGGCCGGCGATTGCTGCGAGCGGTCTCTTCGCACTGTCTGCCGCAGCGGTCTGGGTGATATCAGTCGGCCGGCACGCGTTCGTTCCTGCTGCCATCCCCGCTGCGGACCCGGGGCGCCCGGCCGGCAAGCTGGCGTCGCGGTGGATCACGGCCGCCCTGACCTTGGGGTTCGCCGGCCAGGCGTTCTCCTACTACGGCGTGACCGCGTGGCTTCCGAGCCTGCTGGCCGACGAACTCGGCATGCCGCCGTCGGCCGCGGGTGCAGGGTCCTCGCTGTTCCAGATCCTCGCCATCGTGGGCGGACTGGGTGTGCCGCTGGCGGCCCGTTTCGCCAGTACGACAGCCGTGGGCCTCACCCTGGGGCTCCTGTGGCTCACGGTCCCCGTCGGCTTGCTGCTGGCTCCGGAGCTGTGGTGGCTGTGGTGTTCCCTGGGCGGTGTGGCCCAAGGCGGGGGCATCACGCTGATCTTCCTGGCCATCATCCGGTTGGCCAGGGACCAGGCCGCGGCAGGCCGGATGTCCGCCGTCGTGCAGGGCGCCGGCTACTGCTTCGGTGCCGTGGCGCCGACCCTGCTGGGCTACGTGCACGGCATCTCCGGCTCGTGGACCGGCCCGCTGCTGATGGTGCTCGGCTCCGTGGCGTTCTTCATCATCGGCACCGCGTTGTCCCTGCGCCACGTCCCCAAGGTCCGCTGAGTCGCGGGGCTCCTCGGACCCCCGGGGCTCCTCGCGCCCGCCGCTGGCCCGCTTCGCCCCGCCGAGATTACAGATAAGGCCCATGTCCGCGTGGAACATGGGCCTTATCTGTCATCTCGACGCCGTCGTCGGTGATGGGTCTTCCGTCGCTGGGCCGCCACCCGGATCTCGGGGTGCCTGTTGCGAAGGGCCCGGCGGCCCAGCGGACGGAAATCTCTGTGCTCCGGACGTGTTGCTGCGGCGTCCTAGGCAGGCACGAGACCGGGATCCCCGGCGGGGGCTTCGCTACCGTCGCGCGCTTCGTGCAGGAAGCGGTCGTACGCCGGCAGTGTCAGGAACGCCGGGAACGAGGTGCTGAGCGTGACTTCCTCAAAGATGTCCCGGGCGTCGGCGAAGCGGTCCCCTTCGAAGCGTTCCAGCCGGATGAACTCCTCGTCCAGCATGTCCTCCACGCCTTCGCGGGTGATGACGTCGCCGGTGTCCGTGATGGCGCGGGCGAAGATCCACTGCCACAGCTGCGAGCGGGAGATCTCCGCGGTGGCGGCGTCCTCCATCAGGTTGTGGATGGCGACGGCGCCGTTGCCGCGCAGCCAGGACTCGATGTAGCGGATGCCGACCTCGATGTTGTTCCGGATGCCCTGTTCGGTGATGGTGCCGGTGGTCGAGGCGATATCGAGCAGTGCGCGGTCATCCGGGGTGACGTCCTCGCGGAGGCGGTCCAGCTGGTTCGGGCGCTCGCCGAGCACACCGTCGAACACTTCCCGGCACACCGGAACCAGGTCCGGATGCGCCACCCAGGAACCGTCGAAGCCGTCCGCGGCCTCACGGGTCTTGTCCGCACGGACCTTTTCGATGGCGATCGCATTGGCGGCCTCGTCCTTGCGGTTGGGGACGGCCGCGGCCATGCCGCCGATCGCCATGGCCCCGCGCTTGTGGCAGGCCCGGACCAGCTGTTCGGTGTAGGCCCGCATGAACGGCTGCGTCATGGTGACCTGGCTGCGGTCCGGCAGCACGAAGCGGGGTCCGCGGGTGCGGAAGTTCTTGATCAGCGAGAAGATGTAGTCCCAGCGGCCGGCGTTCAGCCCCGCCGCGTGGTCGCGCAGCTCGTAGAGGATTTCCTCCATCTCGAAGGCGGCGGTGATGGTTTCGATCAGGACAGTGGCGCGGATGGTGCCCTGCGGAATGCCGAGCAGGTCCTGTGCCAGGACGAAGATGTCATTCCACAGCCGGGCCTCGAGGTGGTTCTCGATCTTCGGGAGGTAGAAGTACGGCCCCTTGCCCTGGGCGATCAGGCGGCGGGCGTTGTGGAAGAAGTACAGGCCGAAGTCGACAATGCCGCCGGCAACCGGCGTCCCGTTGATGAGCATGTGCTTTTCCGGGAGGTGCCAGCCGCGGGGACGGACCACGATCGTGGGCAGGTCCTCGGCGGCGCGGAGCTTGTACTCCTTGCCTTCGGGGGAGGTGAAATCGATCCGGCGTTCCAGCGCGTCCGTGAGGTTGAGCTGGCCCTGGATGACGTTGCGCCACGACGGCGTGGAGGAGTCTTCCATGTCGGCGAGCCACACCTTGGCCCCGGAGTTCAGGGCGTTGATGGTCATCTTCTTGTCCACCGGCCCGGTCATTTCCACACGGCGGTCTTCCAGCCCCGGGGCCGGGGGAGCGACGCGCCAGTTGGGGTCGTTTCGGACCGATTCGGTTTCGCGGAGAAACCGCGGGTCCTGGCCCTTGCTGATCTGCTGCCGGCGTACCTGCCGTGCCTGCAGCAGCTCGCTGCGCCGGGCGGCCGTGGCCCGGTGCAGCTTCGCCACAAAGGCCAAGGCGTCCGGGGTAAGAACCTCGCTCTGCCGGCAAATCGGCTGCGCGGTCAGCGTGATCCCGTTGATGGTGAAGTTGTCAGTGAAGCTGTTCATTTCAATCTCTCCTTCGAGAAGCAAAAGTTCGACGGCGGGTGGTGACGTACGCGCGAGGCCGAAGGTGCCGGTGTTGCGGCAGCCTGCGTAAAAGGGGCCCTGTGTCCGGGCCCGTCCTCGCTCAGCGAGGTCGGACCCGGACATGGGGAATAGCAGGCAGAGCAATGCCGGACCGAAGGCCGGACGCAAGCGCCGCCGTCGGGAAGCTAGTGGAACTGGCCTTCTTCGGTGGATCCCACCAGGGCCAGGGTGGATGCGTTCGGGTTGAGCGCGGTAGCGATGTCGTCGAAGTATCCGGTGCCGACTTCGCGCTGGTGCTTGGTCGCGGTGTAGCCGCGGGACTCGGAGGCGAATTCCTTCTCCTGCAGCTCGACGTAGGCGCTCATGCCTTCCCGGGCGTAGCCGTGGGCAAGATCGAACATCGAGTAGTTCAGGGCGTGGAAGCCGGCCAGGGTGATGAACTGGAACGTGAAGCCCATGGCGCCCAGTTCACGCTGGAACTTGGCGATGGTGGCGTCGTCCAGGTGCTTGCGCCAGTTGAAGGAGGGGGAGCAGTTGTAGGAAAGCATCTGGTCCGGGAAGTCGGCCTTGACGGCCTCGGCGAACTTCTTGGCGAGCTCCAGGTCCGGCGTGCCCGTCTCCATCCAGATCAGGTCAGAGTACGGGGCGTAGGCCTTGGCCCGGGCGATGCAGGGTTCGATCCCGTTGCGGACCTTGTAGAAGCCTTCCGGGGTACGGACCGGCTGTCCCCCCTCGTGGAGGATGAATTCCTGGTCCCGCTCGTCGACGTCGGACGTGATCAGGGTGGCTGCCTCGGCATCGGTGCGGGCGATAACGACCGACGGGGTGCCCGCGACGTCGGCGGCCAGGCGGGCGGCGTTCAGCGTGCGGACGTGCTGCTGCGTGGGAATCAGGACCTTGCCGCCGAGGTGGCCGCACTTCTTCTCCGACGCGAGCTGGTCCTCCCAGTGCACACCCGACGCGCCGGCCTGGATCATGGACTTCATCAGCTCGTAGGCGTTGAGCGGGCCGCCGAAGCCGGCCTCGGCGTCGGCGATGATCGGGACCATCCAGTCCTCGACGGTCTGGATGCCTTCAGAGAACTCGATCTGGTCCGCGCGGAGCAGGGCGTTGTTGATGCGCCGGACCACGGTGGGGACCGAGTTGGCGGGGTAGAGCGACTGGTCCGGGTACGTGTGGCCGGAGTTGTTGGCGTCCGCGGCGACCTGCCAGCCGGAGAGGTAGATGGCGCGGAGCCCGGCCTTGACCTGCTGTACGGCCTGGTTGCCGGTCAGCGCGCCCAGGGCGTTGGTGTACTTACCGGTGCTGTGCTCCTCGGTGAGCTGCTTCCACAGCTTCTCGGCGCCGCGCCGGGCCAGCGTATGTTCTTCGGAGACGCGGCCGCGGAGGCGGATGACGTCCGTTGCCTTGTAGTCACGGGTCACACCTTCCCAGCGCGGGTTGGCGGCCCACTCGAGCTCCAGTGCGGCGGCCTGCTGTTCGGGCGTCTGCTGGGTGGGCTCAAATGCTGCAGTCATCTTTGTCTCCTTGATGGGTCCGGGGCCGGCCGGTCTGCGTCTCTGCAAATCCTGGCCGGTTGTTCCCGGATAGTGATTCTTTCCGTGAGTTCTACTTTTCTTCACTTTCCAAGGGGTTTCTAGACCAAAACCATGGAAAGAAATGCACTTTTTAGCGTATTCTCAAGAAATGCACTCAACCAGCTGGAACCGCCAAGCTCTTTCGCCGTCCGCGCCTGCAGCGGCGGAGGTGGACGTCATCAGCATGGGCCGGCGCGTCCGCCATCTGCGCAAGGCCGCAGGCCTCACGCTCGACGACTTGAGCGCCGCCGTCGGCACAGCGCCAAGCCAGCTGAGCCTGATTGAAAACGGGAAACGCGAGCCCAAACTTGGCCTACTCCAGCAGCTCGCAGCGGCCCTCGGGGTGAGCATCGACGAGCTGCTCGGCGCGGAGCCGCCCAACCGGCGCGCGGCCCTGGAGATCGAGCTGGAACGGTACCAGCGCAGCCCGCTCTACGGATCCCTGAACCTGCCCAAGATCCGCATCAGTTCACGGCTTCCGATGGATGTCCTGGAGTCCATGGTGGGGCTGCAGCATGAGCTTGAACGCCGCCTGAACGAACAGGTCGCGACGCCGGAGGAGGCCCGCCGTGCGAACGGTGAACTGCGGGCGATGATGCGCGAGCGGAACAACTATTTTCCCGAGTACGAGGCCGAGGCGCAGAAGGTCCTCGAGTCGGTGGGGCACACCAGCGGTCCGCTGTCCCATCACGTCATCGCAGACATCGCCGGGCACCTCGGTTTCAGCCTCCACCACGTGGGTGACCTGCCGCATTCGACCCGTTCCGTGACCGATCTTAAGAACCGCCGAATTTACCTCACGCAGAACTCGCGCAGCGACCACGACCCCCGTTCCGTGCTGCTGCAGGCGCTGGGACATTACGTCCTGGGCCACCAGACCCCCAACAACTACGGCGACTTCCTGATGCAGCGGGTGGCCACGAACTACTTCGCCGCGGCGCTACTGCTGCCCGAGCAGGCAACCGTGGAGTTCCTGCAAAAGGCCAAGCAGGCCAAGGAAATCGCGGTCGAGGACATCCGCGACGCGTTCGCCGTGTCCTACGAGACCGCCGCGCACCGTTTCACGAATCTCGCCACCCAGCATCTGGACATCCGCACGCACTTCCAGAAGACGCACAAGAGCGGGATCATCTACAAGGCTTACGAGAACGACGGCGTGACGTTCCCGCAGGACCACACCGGCGCCATCGAGGGCCAGTTCTCATGCCGGAACTGGACATCCCGGGTGGTGTTCGACGTGCCGGACAAGTTCAGCGCCTACAACCAGTACACCGACACCCCCGCCGGGACCTACTGGTGCACCGCCCGGACGGAACGCTCGGCGAACGGCGAGTTCTCGCTCTCCGTGGGCGTCCCCTACGCGCAGGTCAAGTGGTTCCGCGGCCGGGACACCACCGAGCGGTCCAAGTCGACGTGCCCGGACGAGAGCTGCTGCAAACGTCCGCCGGCAGCCCTGGCTGCGGAATGGGCGGGGAACGCCTGGCCGTCGGCGCGGGCCCACTCCCACCTGCTCGCCGCGATGCCGCCCGGGGCTTTCCCCGGTGTGGATGAGACCGAGGTCTACAGCTTCCTCCAAGCGCACTCCGGCAGCTAGGCAGGGTTCCCGCACCTCCGGTGGATCTCTCCGGTCGGTGGACCGTGGCCCTCGTGGCGCCCTCAGCCCAAATCGCCGGAACCTCTCGAGTTCGCCGGAAACTTCCGGCGACCTCGAGGGTTTCCGGCGAACTCAGCCGAGGGCGCGAGCGTGATGGTGGGGGATGCCGTAGCTGATCATCCCGCCGAGCTCCGGGGCCGGCAAGTTAGCGCGGGCCGCCCTGCCAGAGCGCATCAAAGGGTGCGCCCGAAGCCACGCGGTTGCGGATCCCGGCGGTTACGAACGACTTCGCGGTGCGGGCAGCCTCCAGCGGGGTGGCACCCTTGGCCAGTTCGGCCGTCACGGCCGCTGCCAGCGAGCAGCCGGCACCGGAGACCGCGGCTTCACCCACTTTCGGGGCGGACAAGACCTCCAGCGTCTCGCCGTCGTAGTAGACGTCGACGGCGTCGGATCCACTCAGGCGCACGCCGCCCTTGGCGAGCACCGCGGCACCGCTGAGCTCATGGATGCGGACAGCTGCGGCCTTGAGGGATTCGATGTCGGTGATTTCCAGGCCGGACAGCGACTCGGCCTCGAAGTGGTTCGGCGTCACGAACGTGGCTAGCGGCAGGATCTGCGCCTTGAGGGCCTGGTCAGTATCCAGGGCGTGGCCCGGCTCCTGGCCCTTGCAGATCAGCACCGGATCCAGCACAACGTGGGCAAACCCGGAGCCTGCCAAGGCCGAAGCCACGGTCGAAATCGTCGCCGGGCTGCCCAGCATGCCGATCTTCACGGTGTCCAGCACCGACGGTGCACCCGACCCGGCACCGTAGGCCGCCGTCGTCGCCTCAAGCTGATCTTCGATGACCTGCTGATCCACCGGAACGAAGCGGTGGTTCCAGTTGTCCTTGGGGTCGAAGGAGACGATGCAGGTCAGATTGGCGATGCCGAAAACGCCCAGCTCCTGGAAGGTCTTCAGGTCAGCCTGCGCGCCGGCACCACCGGTGGCCTCGGAGCCGGCGATGGTCAGGGCGACAGCGGGGGCGGCCCCAGCACGGGGGAAAAAGTCTCAACAGCGGCAGAAGTCATGGATCCATCCTCCCACCAGGCCGGGAGGGCCCGCATTGTGCTGATGACCAATATGACCAAAAGCCGAGTGTTCCGGATCACGGCACATATGGTGGCGGACGGCGTTGCTTTCTTGCGGCGCCGGATCCAGGAAGGTTCATTGATGAGCACCCAACTGTCCGAATCGGCTCAGACGAGAAGAGCCGTGAGCAACATTCTTAAAGGCTCTGCCGGCAACCTCGTCGAGTGGTACGACCTCTACGTTTACACAGTCTTCGCGGCCTATTTCCAGGCGCATTTCTTCAATTCCCAGGACGATCTGCAGGCCGGACTCGAGGCGATGGCCGTGTTCTCGACGTCGTTCCTGATGCGCCCGGTTGGGGCCTGGTTCTTCGGCCGCTATGCGGACCGCAAGGGGCGCAAGGCGGCCCTGACGCTCAGCGTGACCATCATGTCCGCCGGTTCCTTCGCCATTGCCATCCTGCCGACGACGCAGCAGATCGGTGTCTGGGCGCTGGTTCTGCTGATCCTTGTGCGGCTGGTCCAGGGCTTCTCCGTGGGCGGCGAATACGGCACCAGCGCCACGTACATGTCCGAGGCCGCCACGTCCAAACGACGCGGATTCTTCTCCAGCTTCCAGTACGTCACCCTGATCGGCGGCCAGATGCTGGCCCTGCTGGTTCTCGTCATCCTGCAGAACACCATCGACAAGGGCGCCCTCACCGAGTGGGGCTGGCGTATCCCGTTCGCGATCGGCGGCGTGGCCGCGCTCGTGGTCCTGTGGCTGCGGCGCTCGATGGAAGAGACCGTGTCCGCCGAGCAGGTCGAGGCCGCCAAGGTTCCGGCCGTGGCCGGCGTTGCGCAGCCCGGCACCATGAAGCTGCTGTTCACCCAGCACTGGAAGCCGCTGCTGATCTGCATCGGCGTCACCCTCGGCGGCACCGTAGCGTTCTACACGTACACCAACTTCATCCTGAAGTTCATGAACGATACGTCCGGGATCGCCAAGACCGACACTTCCGTGATCAACTTCTGGGCGCTGTTCATCTTCATGCTGCTCCAGCCGGTCTACGGGATCATCTCGGACAAGGTCGGGCGCAGGCCGCTGTTGCTCTGGTTCGGCATCACGGGCGTGTTGTTCACCTGGCCGCTGCTGTCCACCCTGGCCGGCACTAAGGATCCGTTCACCGCGTTCCTGCTGATGCTGGGCGGCCTGCTGATCGTCGGCGGCTACACCTCCATCAACGCCCTCGTGAAGGCCGAACTGTTCCCCGCCTCCATCCGTGCCCTCGGCGTGGGCTTGGGATACGCCATCGCCAACTCGCTCTTCGGCGGCACGGTCCCGCTGCTGGGCGCCGCGTTCCAGAAGGCCGAGCGCGTGGACCTGTTCTTCACCTACGTCACCGTCGCCATCGCGGTCTCGCTCCTGGTGTACATCTTCGCGCTGAAGAACAAGAAGGCCACGCACCTGGACCACGAGCAGGGCCGCGCCTGGGAGTCCGCGGCCGACGCGAGCATCGCCGGCAGCCCGGACGACGACAAGGACCTCGTCGACGCCTCGCGCCGATAGGTCCCCGGCGGGAAGTACGACGGCGGGTGGCCGGCTGCGGGACTTAGGTTCCGGCGCTGGCCGCCCGCCGTTGTCGTTAACTCCTGACGCTCTCCCGGCGCCTCGGGGGTGAGAGAATGGAGGGCGGTTCCGGCGGTCGTTCCGCCGGGCGCTTCCAGTGTTAATACAGCCGGTTGCCCTTCCTCGTCCACGCGGATCCGGGGCGTCCGAGCGAACCACTACGAACGGACCACGCATGACTTCCGCCCAGACTTTCCCGGCTCCGGCGCCGCCTAAGTTCGCCTCGATCGGTTCCTCCTACTTCAGCATCGTGCTGGCCCTCATGGCCGTCGTGCTGATCCTGTCCAACATCGGAGCGTCGAAGGGCGTGGCAATCGGCCCCATCATCACCGACGGGGGCTTCTTCCTCTTCCCGCTGGCCTACATCTTGGGCGATGTCATCAGCGAGGTCTACGGCTTCAAGGTGGCCCGCAAGGCCATTCTCGCCTCGTTTGCGCTCTCCGTTTTCGCGTCCCTCTGCTACTGGATCATCATCGCCCTGCCCGGCTTCGACGACGACTTCGGTGCCTCCAAGCAGGCGGCGCTCGAGGGGGCGCTCGGCCCGGTCCCGCAGATTGTGCTCGCCTCGCTGCTCGCGTTCCTGGCAGGCCAGACCATCAATTCCTGGATCCTGGTGAAGATGAAGTCCCGCACGGGGGAGAAGTCGCTGTGGGCGCGCATCATGAGCTCCTCCGTGGCCGGCGAATTCGTCGACACCCTGATCTTCTGCAGCATCGCCGCGTCTGTGATCGGAATCAGCGACTTCGGCAGCTTCGCGAACTACGTCCTCGTGGGCTTCCTGTACAAGACGCTGGTGGAGTTCCTGTTCGTCCCGGTCACGACGGCCGTGATTGGCTGGATCAAGAGGCGCGAACCGAGCTACGGGGCCTAGGCCCGGCGGCGTCTAGCCCGCCCCGGCCCCGGCGCCCCGCCGCCTGGCCCCGGCCCCGGCCCCGCCGCCCCGCCCAATTCGCCGGTACGCTGCGGGGTCGCCGTATCGCCACGGCGAATCCGCCGCCTACCGGCGAATTCGGGGTTCAGAGTACGGGGCGGCCGGCTAACACGCGGAGCAGCCGGCTCTTGAATTCCTCCTCGCGGAAGAGGTCCTTCCACTCAACCCGGACGAACCGCCAGCCGTCTTCGACGAGGGCCTTCTCCCGGCGCCGTTCCTCGAAGAGCACCTCGGCCGTGGGCCTGTAGTCGAAGTACTTAATTTTGCCGTCGAACTCGAGGGCGACCATCTCCTTCTTCCACGCAAAGTCCAGGCGATGGCGCCCGGCTCGGCTTATCACTTCCAGCTGCAACTCCGGGGGCGGGATCCGCAGCCGCAGGATCAGTTCGCGGGTCAGGGTCTCGCCGGGAGACTCAGAGCGCGGATCGGCAGTGGCCAGGACACGGCGGAATGTGCGGATCCCTCGGCGGCCATCCAGGGCATCTGCCATTGCCTGCAGGGATGCCGGGTCCGCGCCGAGGCGAAGCGCATGGTCTGTGAGGATCAATGCCTGCCCGTAACGTAGCATCATGGCGCAGTCGGCAGTGGTGCGCTCCAGGGAAGTCGTCCGGAGCCCGTTAACTTCGTCAAAATCCTGCTCGGCGAAGGGGCGCGTGTGGCAGCGGACGTCCCTGCCGTGACGCTCGTTGGATGGGCGCACCTTCTGCAGGAGATGGATGGTGTCATCCACGTCCCACAGGTGGAGGCGGCGGAGGCGCGCTGCGGACGTGTGGCTGTAGCGGAAGCCGCCCGTCGACGTCGTCCGCGTTCCGTGGGCATGCGCGAAGATGAGCTGCCTGCCCCGGGCGGCAGGGGACTGGGCATCCCAGAGGCTGGCGCGGATGTAGCAGCCGTGGCGCAGCCGGATCAGGACGCCGGAGTCCACGAGCGAGCGGATGGCCCGAGAACCGTAGCCGAGGTCGATCAATTGTTCAGTGCGCCAGAGGTTGCCTCTCGGCGGCAGCTCGGGCGGGCGGTCTTGTGGCATGCACCCAGCTTCCGCCGCCGGGAGCGCGTGCGGGAGGCTCCGCCGTCGCTATGTGGAAACCGCGGAGTCGCCGGATCCGTGCCAGATCGCCGTAAGTTTCCGGCGATCTGGCACGGTACCGGCGAATTCGACGGCGGAACTCACCCGGACCTGCGCGCCGTGGTGCCCCGGACGATGAGGGCCGGCTCGATCAGCTTGCGCTGAGGCTCGAGGGTGGGGTCGTGGATCCGTGCCAGCAAGGTGTTTGCCACATCGGCCCCGACAATGTCGCTGCGGTTGTCCACTGACGAGAGGTCCAGATACCGGGACTTGGCCAGCTGGGAGTTGTCGTAGCCGATCACGGAGAGGTCGGCCGGGACGGACAGGCCGCGCGCCTTGGCCGCAGCGAGGGCACCCAGGGCCATTGCGTCGTTGGCCGCGAAGAGGGCTGTTGTATCGGGGTGGTGGTCCAGGATCCAGCAGGCGGCCGTGTAACCGTCCTCTTCGGAGGTCCCTTGGGACTCGCCGGCGATCCGGGCTTCGACGCCGGCCTCCAGGAGGCGGCTCCGGAAGCCTTCGCGCCGATGGGAGGCGGCACCTCCGGAGCCGGACAGGTGGCCGATGCTGATGTGTCCGAGCCCCAGCAGATGGTCCGCGGCCATACCGCCGCCGGCGTCGTCGTCGTTCGTGATGAGGCCGGCCCCGGCGGGGACGCCGTCGCGCCAGCCCGCGACGACAGCGGGAACCCAGGTCCCGGCCATCATGGACTCACTGGGCTCGGCGGCGATGACAAGGCCCTCCACATGCATGGACAGCAGGCCGTCCGTGGCTTCGGTGATGCGGTTCTCGCCGGGGCGGGAATCCGCGAGGGTGACCTGGTAGCCGTGCGGGGAGAGTGCGGATTCCATGCCGCGGAGCAGGTCCACGAACCAGAGATTCCGAAAGTCGTCAATGACCAGCCCGATGCTCTTCGTCTGGCTGCTGGCAAGCGTGGTCGCTGCCCGGCTGGGGCGGTATCCCAGCTCTGCCATGGCCGTCCGGACTGCCTCCCGGCGCTTCTCGCTGACCCTCGCCGGGTTCTGGAGCACCAGGGAGACCAGCGACGGCGAGACGCCGGCGCTCTTGGCGACGTCGTAGATCGTCGGGCGGCGTGTCCGGGGGCCGTTCAGCGTCATCTGCAGAACCTTTCATGTCTCATCCGAGAATAGTCGGTCAACCATTGACAGGACATACTCACATATATACGCTTTTGTTCAGCGCAGGTTTTTGTAGCGCTCCAATTTTCTAGGATCGGGCCGCTGGCCTGGCCGAATTTCAAAGGAGAAATCGATGGCTGACAGTTTGGGAGTCGCCGTAATCGGCGCAGGTATGGCAGGGAAGGCGCACGCAGCCGCCTACCGGACGGCCTCTGCGCTGTACAGCCCGGTCCTTCCTCCGATCCGGCTCGTTTCCATCGGCGACGTGAACGCCGAATTCGGCTCCCTGGCCGCGAAGCGCTTTGGCTATGAACGCAACGACACCTCGTGGCAGGCCATCGCCGAGGCCGATGACATCGACGTCGTGAGCGTCGTGATCGCGAACTCGCTCCACCGGGAAGTTGTGGAGGGCCTGCTGGCGGCCGGCAAGCACGTGCTGTGCGAGAAGCCGCTGAGCGACTCCCTGGAGGACGCCCGGGCTATGGCGGACGCGGCCCGCAACGCCAGCTCCATCGCGCGGATCGGGT
Encoded here:
- a CDS encoding LacI family DNA-binding transcriptional regulator, with protein sequence MTLNGPRTRRPTIYDVAKSAGVSPSLVSLVLQNPARVSEKRREAVRTAMAELGYRPSRAATTLASSQTKSIGLVIDDFRNLWFVDLLRGMESALSPHGYQVTLADSRPGENRITEATDGLLSMHVEGLVIAAEPSESMMAGTWVPAVVAGWRDGVPAGAGLITNDDDAGGGMAADHLLGLGHISIGHLSGSGGAASHRREGFRSRLLEAGVEARIAGESQGTSEEDGYTAACWILDHHPDTTALFAANDAMALGALAAAKARGLSVPADLSVIGYDNSQLAKSRYLDLSSVDNRSDIVGADVANTLLARIHDPTLEPQRKLIEPALIVRGTTARRSG
- a CDS encoding type IV toxin-antitoxin system AbiEi family antitoxin domain-containing protein — encoded protein: MPQDRPPELPPRGNLWRTEQLIDLGYGSRAIRSLVDSGVLIRLRHGCYIRASLWDAQSPAARGRQLIFAHAHGTRTTSTGGFRYSHTSAARLRRLHLWDVDDTIHLLQKVRPSNERHGRDVRCHTRPFAEQDFDEVNGLRTTSLERTTADCAMMLRYGQALILTDHALRLGADPASLQAMADALDGRRGIRTFRRVLATADPRSESPGETLTRELILRLRIPPPELQLEVISRAGRHRLDFAWKKEMVALEFDGKIKYFDYRPTAEVLFEERRREKALVEDGWRFVRVEWKDLFREEEFKSRLLRVLAGRPVL